A single genomic interval of Mucilaginibacter robiniae harbors:
- a CDS encoding tetratricopeptide repeat protein — protein sequence MNWKQIVAVGSVMVVMGYLYMQPVKGLIKPPEGRASAGAAQVAEARPIAKVTVQAVSEPAKAAIGGGLSVKINELEAQLKKASSAQAKLDLQKQLAQQWDAVNQPAPAAFYYQEVAQSSNTFNDWLSAGNRFNDAFKFSQDTTVQPAFVVNAIQAFKKARALDEKNMDAESGLGIAYVNQTSLGMPDPEGGSPMQGIQLLLDVVGKDPSNRNANLNLGQFAMKSGQYQKAVDRFKKMIAQKPELEPYFYLAESYKQLGMKAEAIDAYEKCKDLMPDQVFQQRINEYIKELKN from the coding sequence ATGAATTGGAAACAAATAGTTGCAGTAGGATCCGTAATGGTCGTTATGGGCTATTTGTATATGCAGCCGGTTAAAGGTTTAATCAAACCTCCTGAGGGCAGAGCAAGTGCAGGCGCTGCTCAGGTAGCTGAAGCGCGCCCGATTGCTAAAGTTACCGTTCAGGCCGTTTCTGAACCCGCCAAAGCCGCTATAGGCGGAGGTTTGTCAGTTAAAATTAACGAGCTGGAAGCGCAGCTTAAAAAAGCATCATCAGCCCAGGCTAAGCTGGACTTGCAAAAGCAACTGGCTCAGCAATGGGATGCTGTAAATCAACCAGCTCCGGCAGCTTTCTATTACCAGGAAGTAGCTCAAAGCAGTAACACCTTTAATGATTGGCTGAGTGCTGGCAATCGCTTTAATGATGCTTTCAAATTTAGCCAGGATACTACCGTACAGCCAGCCTTTGTGGTAAATGCCATACAAGCCTTTAAAAAAGCACGTGCGTTAGATGAAAAGAACATGGATGCGGAAAGCGGTTTAGGTATTGCTTATGTAAACCAAACCAGTTTAGGCATGCCTGACCCTGAAGGCGGATCGCCGATGCAGGGTATCCAGTTGCTGCTGGATGTGGTAGGTAAAGACCCAAGTAACCGTAATGCCAACCTGAACCTGGGGCAGTTTGCCATGAAATCGGGCCAGTACCAGAAAGCGGTTGATCGTTTTAAAAAGATGATTGCCCAAAAACCTGAATTAGAACCTTATTTTTACCTGGCTGAAAGTTACAAACAGTTAGGTATGAAAGCCGAAGCTATAGATGCTTACGAAAAATGTAAGGATTTAATGCCCGATCAGGTTTTTCAGCAGCGTATTAATGAGTATATCAAAGAATTAAAAAATTAA
- a CDS encoding single-stranded DNA-binding protein, with translation MSGINKVILVGHLGKDPEVRHLEGGVSVASFPLATSESFNKDGRKIEQTEWHNIVMWRGLADVAAKYLQKGKLVYIEGKLRTRSFEDKGGVKKFTTEVVAENFTMLGRKSDFELEGVASRQASKHDESTDSYDTMTDADDLPF, from the coding sequence ATGTCTGGAATAAACAAAGTAATTTTAGTGGGCCACTTGGGTAAAGACCCTGAAGTGCGTCATCTGGAAGGCGGCGTATCAGTAGCTAGTTTTCCATTGGCTACTTCGGAAAGTTTTAATAAAGACGGCCGTAAAATTGAACAAACTGAATGGCATAACATTGTAATGTGGCGTGGCTTAGCCGATGTTGCTGCCAAATACCTGCAAAAGGGTAAACTCGTGTATATTGAAGGCAAACTTCGAACCCGTTCTTTTGAAGACAAAGGCGGTGTAAAAAAATTCACTACTGAAGTAGTAGCTGAAAACTTTACTATGCTGGGTCGTAAAAGTGATTTTGAACTGGAAGGTGTAGCCTCTCGTCAGGCTTCTAAACACGATGAAAGTACTGACAGTTATGATACCATGACTGATGCCGACGATCTCCCATTCTAA
- a CDS encoding NHL repeat-containing protein, with translation MKKIYSLKSFLLMGLLALTLIENGCKKSSDDSKVLPVIFTMSAIANVTSTTAQSGGEIYDYGTAASITSDGVCWSSSSQTPTTSDSHTSDTTTTYSYTSNLTGLTAGTTYYVRAYAISSAGTSYGSVVKFTTPTANASTIATVTTFAGNGTAGFVNSTGTNAQFDHPQGIAADAQGNLYVADAYNHVIRKITPAGVVSTFAGDGNLGYATGAAATAEFYNPQGLAVDASGTVYVSDPGNNVIYKIANGVVSLLAGKAGYSGATAGTGNTALFNSPQGITVDGSGNVYVADRNNNRIRKITTAGVVTTISGITPNGYIEGYTTTESTTGPYAELNSPSSVAVDASGVVYVADYDNHAIRKISTDHFTSQFIGNPIQKTFVTRPVDIKQDASGNFFIVNSNGTIQEVTTGNILKTIAGTADVYGFADGTNTGAKFNSPYAVTTDASGNIYIADQLNNRIRKITLKVTP, from the coding sequence TTGAAAAAAATATACTCTTTGAAAAGTTTCCTGTTAATGGGTTTGTTAGCCCTAACATTAATTGAAAACGGATGTAAAAAATCAAGTGATGACAGCAAAGTTCTGCCTGTTATATTTACCATGTCGGCCATAGCTAACGTAACCTCTACTACAGCTCAAAGTGGCGGTGAAATATATGATTATGGTACCGCAGCATCTATCACTTCTGATGGCGTATGCTGGAGCTCTTCTTCACAAACCCCGACTACATCAGACTCACATACCAGTGATACGACAACCACTTACAGCTATACCAGTAATTTAACGGGTCTTACCGCTGGTACTACCTACTATGTAAGGGCTTACGCCATTAGCTCAGCAGGTACATCATATGGCAGTGTAGTTAAATTTACTACACCAACTGCCAATGCTTCTACTATAGCCACCGTAACCACCTTTGCCGGTAATGGCACAGCAGGCTTTGTAAATAGCACTGGTACCAATGCCCAGTTTGACCATCCGCAAGGTATAGCGGCCGATGCACAAGGCAACTTATATGTAGCCGATGCTTACAATCACGTTATCCGTAAAATAACGCCTGCTGGTGTAGTTAGCACCTTTGCAGGCGATGGTAATTTAGGTTATGCCACTGGCGCAGCTGCTACTGCTGAGTTTTACAATCCACAAGGTTTAGCTGTTGATGCCTCAGGTACGGTTTATGTGTCTGATCCGGGCAATAACGTCATTTACAAGATTGCTAATGGAGTAGTTTCTTTATTAGCTGGTAAAGCAGGTTATAGTGGCGCTACAGCCGGTACAGGTAATACAGCTCTATTTAACTCACCACAAGGTATTACTGTTGATGGCTCAGGTAACGTCTATGTTGCCGATCGTAACAACAACCGTATCCGTAAAATTACAACTGCCGGCGTGGTAACTACCATTTCGGGCATTACTCCTAACGGATATATTGAGGGTTATACTACTACCGAATCTACCACAGGTCCTTACGCCGAACTTAATAGCCCATCAAGTGTAGCTGTTGATGCCTCTGGAGTAGTTTATGTAGCCGATTACGATAATCATGCTATCCGTAAAATCAGCACCGACCATTTCACCAGCCAATTTATTGGTAACCCGATACAAAAAACGTTCGTAACACGTCCGGTAGATATCAAGCAGGATGCTTCCGGCAATTTCTTTATCGTGAACAGTAATGGCACTATTCAGGAAGTTACTACAGGCAACATCCTGAAAACAATAGCGGGCACTGCCGATGTTTATGGCTTTGCCGATGGTACTAACACTGGTGCTAAATTCAATTCACCGTATGCCGTAACCACAGATGCCTCAGGCAATATTTACATTGCCGATCAGCTAAATAATCGCATTCGGAAAATTACTTTGAAAGTAACCCCTTAA
- a CDS encoding HU family DNA-binding protein has product MTKADIIAEISTKTGIEKVDVQETVEAFFKVIKTSMVGGENVYVRGFGSFVVKKRAKKTARNISKNTAIIIPEHFVPSFKPAKTFVEKVRTGNKTKSKA; this is encoded by the coding sequence ATGACTAAGGCGGATATCATAGCCGAAATCTCGACTAAAACAGGAATAGAGAAAGTTGATGTGCAGGAAACAGTTGAGGCTTTCTTCAAAGTGATCAAAACCTCAATGGTGGGTGGCGAAAACGTATATGTGCGAGGTTTTGGAAGTTTTGTTGTAAAAAAGAGAGCTAAAAAAACAGCCCGGAATATCTCAAAAAATACCGCTATCATTATCCCCGAACATTTTGTACCTAGCTTTAAACCCGCTAAAACTTTTGTTGAGAAAGTAAGAACAGGTAACAAAACTAAAAGCAAAGCTTAA
- the mutY gene encoding A/G-specific adenine glycosylase — translation MNFANELLHWYQQNKRDLPWRHTTDAYIIWLSEIILQQTRVEQGMPYFNRFLETYPDINAFANASEDDILKLWQGLGYYSRGRNMLKTAQLIQQQFGGRFPTAYQDLIKLKGIGEYTAAAISSFSVNEARAVVDGNVYRVLARYFGISEPINSTKGKKLFQQLADEVLNKEQPGLHNQAMMEFGAMLCKPKNPACGICPVRTGCEAFKHNAINQLPVKLKTVKIKERFFNYFLVVHNNHILMHKRTGNDIWTGLYDLPLIETPTLLPAYEVIKLPEAQQYFGDDIHIKETFGLQHFALTHQRLTVRFIQVENTPVQMKDSWFFTDVTSLQKLALPKIIFLFLTNFFKFENNSLFSN, via the coding sequence ATGAATTTTGCTAACGAACTGCTGCACTGGTATCAGCAGAATAAGCGTGATTTGCCCTGGCGGCATACTACTGACGCTTACATTATATGGCTTTCTGAAATTATTTTACAACAAACCCGGGTTGAACAGGGCATGCCCTATTTTAATCGGTTTTTAGAAACCTACCCCGATATTAACGCCTTTGCCAATGCCAGCGAAGATGATATTTTAAAGCTTTGGCAAGGCTTAGGTTACTACTCGCGCGGCCGTAACATGCTTAAAACTGCTCAATTAATTCAGCAGCAATTTGGTGGCCGTTTCCCTACAGCTTACCAGGATTTAATTAAGCTGAAAGGCATTGGCGAGTACACAGCGGCGGCTATATCATCTTTTTCTGTTAATGAGGCCCGTGCTGTAGTTGATGGTAATGTATACCGGGTACTGGCACGCTATTTTGGCATTAGTGAGCCTATCAACAGCACCAAAGGAAAAAAGCTATTTCAGCAATTGGCCGATGAGGTATTGAATAAAGAACAACCCGGCCTGCACAACCAAGCCATGATGGAATTTGGCGCCATGCTGTGCAAACCTAAAAATCCGGCTTGTGGTATTTGCCCTGTGCGTACCGGCTGTGAAGCCTTTAAGCACAATGCCATTAATCAACTACCAGTTAAACTGAAAACGGTTAAAATTAAAGAACGATTTTTTAACTACTTTTTGGTTGTACACAATAACCACATTTTAATGCACAAACGTACCGGCAATGATATATGGACCGGCCTGTACGACCTACCTTTAATTGAAACCCCAACATTGCTGCCTGCGTATGAAGTAATTAAGCTGCCCGAAGCACAACAGTACTTTGGTGATGACATACACATCAAAGAAACTTTTGGCTTACAGCATTTTGCGCTAACCCACCAGCGCCTTACAGTTCGGTTTATACAAGTAGAGAATACGCCAGTACAAATGAAAGATAGCTGGTTTTTTACTGATGTAACAAGTTTGCAGAAATTAGCTTTACCTAAAATCATCTTTTTATTTTTAACTAATTTTTTTAAATTTGAAAACAATTCTCTATTTTCTAACTAA
- a CDS encoding response regulator, whose product MKILVVDDEADVQPLFLQRFRKEIRSGELQFTFALSGEQALDFLKEKPSEVVLILSDINMPGMSGLELLNHIRHDYNAPPPPVVMMVTAYGDEETHQQALQNGANDFLTKPLDFNLLKEKLKIFVA is encoded by the coding sequence ATGAAAATACTGGTTGTTGATGACGAGGCCGATGTACAGCCCCTTTTTTTACAGCGGTTCCGGAAAGAAATACGCAGCGGCGAGTTGCAATTTACCTTTGCCCTATCGGGCGAACAGGCGCTGGATTTTTTGAAAGAAAAACCTTCTGAAGTCGTACTGATTCTGTCTGACATTAACATGCCTGGCATGAGCGGGCTGGAACTGTTAAACCATATCCGACATGACTATAATGCGCCACCGCCGCCTGTGGTCATGATGGTAACGGCTTATGGCGACGAGGAAACTCATCAGCAAGCGTTGCAAAACGGGGCTAATGATTTTCTAACCAAGCCGCTTGATTTTAACCTCTTAAAAGAAAAACTTAAAATTTTTGTTGCATAA
- the radA gene encoding DNA repair protein RadA: MAKTKTSYFCQSCGFESPKWLGKCPSCGQWNTFVEEVVEKVNAAIPDWKAAGNKSSTSLQRANKAVPVADITFAEEHRILTPDKELNRVLGGGIVAGSLVLIGGEPGIGKSTLMLQIALSMPVAKVLYVSGEESDRQIKMRAERISTVGGQKPEIRGQRLDAEVSITNTQPSGTSQQAGCFILTETSTQNIFKQIEQLQPDLVIVDSIQTLYSAHIESTPGSVSQVRECTAELLRFAKESSTPVFLIGHITKDGMIAGPKILEHMVDTVLQFEGDRHHVYRILRAIKNRFGSASELGIYEMLGAGLRQVSNPSEILLSQRDEALSGITISATLEGMRPMMIETQALVSPSAYGTPQRSATGFDTRRMNMLLAVLEKRCGFRMGTKDVFLNITGGIRVEDPAIDLGLAAAIISSHEDIPISSKICFAGELGLSGEVRAVNRIEQRIADAQKLGFEQIFISKYNLPSGKKDKNQLDLSRYNIEIKAVSRIEEVFGLLFG, translated from the coding sequence TTGGCTAAAACTAAAACCTCCTATTTTTGCCAGAGCTGCGGTTTTGAATCACCAAAGTGGTTGGGCAAATGCCCTTCTTGTGGGCAATGGAATACTTTTGTGGAAGAAGTAGTAGAGAAAGTAAATGCTGCCATTCCAGACTGGAAAGCAGCAGGTAATAAAAGCTCTACCTCATTACAGCGGGCCAACAAGGCAGTGCCTGTAGCTGATATTACGTTTGCCGAAGAACACCGCATTTTAACTCCTGATAAAGAACTAAACCGTGTATTGGGCGGTGGCATTGTAGCAGGCTCACTGGTGCTGATTGGCGGTGAACCGGGTATTGGTAAATCAACCTTGATGCTGCAAATAGCTCTAAGCATGCCTGTGGCGAAGGTGCTGTATGTATCAGGTGAGGAAAGTGACCGCCAAATAAAAATGCGTGCGGAAAGGATCAGTACAGTAGGAGGGCAGAAACCGGAAATCAGAGGGCAAAGGCTAGATGCAGAGGTTTCCATAACTAACACGCAGCCATCAGGCACCAGCCAACAAGCGGGCTGTTTTATCCTGACTGAAACTTCTACCCAGAATATATTTAAGCAGATTGAACAGTTACAGCCCGATCTGGTTATTGTGGACTCCATACAAACCTTGTATTCGGCGCATATTGAATCAACGCCGGGCAGTGTATCACAGGTACGCGAGTGTACGGCCGAGCTGTTGCGTTTTGCTAAAGAAAGCTCTACGCCGGTATTTCTAATCGGTCATATTACGAAAGATGGTATGATAGCCGGGCCTAAAATTTTAGAGCATATGGTAGATACCGTGTTGCAGTTTGAAGGCGACCGGCACCATGTTTACCGCATTTTACGCGCTATTAAAAACCGTTTTGGCTCTGCATCTGAGTTGGGTATATATGAAATGTTGGGGGCTGGCTTGCGGCAAGTATCTAACCCGTCCGAAATTTTACTATCGCAGCGTGATGAAGCTTTAAGCGGCATTACCATCAGCGCCACGCTGGAAGGTATGCGGCCGATGATGATTGAAACACAAGCTTTAGTGAGCCCATCAGCTTACGGTACACCGCAACGTTCGGCTACAGGCTTTGATACGCGTCGTATGAATATGCTGCTGGCCGTGCTGGAAAAGCGTTGTGGTTTCCGGATGGGCACCAAAGATGTTTTCCTGAACATTACAGGCGGTATTCGGGTTGAAGACCCTGCTATTGACCTGGGGTTGGCTGCTGCTATCATATCCTCGCATGAAGATATTCCTATCTCCTCTAAAATATGCTTTGCCGGCGAATTGGGCTTATCAGGCGAAGTGAGAGCCGTAAACCGTATTGAGCAGCGTATTGCCGATGCACAGAAACTGGGTTTCGAACAGATATTTATTTCCAAATACAATTTGCCATCGGGTAAAAAAGATAAAAATCAGTTGGACTTATCTCGCTACAATATCGAGATTAAGGCCGTAAGCCGTATTGAAGAAGTATTCGGATTACTATTTGGATAA
- a CDS encoding Rne/Rng family ribonuclease produces the protein MIKELIIDSSPNGATIALLQDKQLVELHKEQISNNYTVGDIYLGRVKKIMPGLNAAFIDVGYEKDAFLHYLDLGPQVQSLLKLTKQVRGGSYQSKLLDSLKLEADINKSGKISEVLTKNQLIPVQIAKEPISTKGPRLSSDLSIAGRYVVLVPFSETISISKKIKSNTERTRLRKIVEGIKPEHFGVIIRTVSEGKGVIEMQKDLLDLISKWEVFMTRLPSTEPAKKILGEIDRTSTLLRDLLNPDFQHIYVNDNSIFEEVRSYVHDISPDLESIVRLHKHRDPIFEHYGIEKQIKSAFGKTVNLAGGAYLVIEHTEALHVIDVNSGNRTANKENQEENALQVNKEAAREIARQLRLRDMGGIVVIDFIDMHKPQNRKDLFDYLREEMAHDRAKHTILPPSKFGLVQITRQRVRPEMNIVTSEVCPTCHGTGTIRSSILLLDDIENNFNYILTEQNEKHITLTVHPYVEAYIKKGIFTRQMKWYFKYGQWIKVKANSAYQLTEFHFFNSKEEEIKL, from the coding sequence TTGATAAAAGAATTAATTATCGATTCATCCCCTAACGGGGCTACTATTGCCCTGTTACAGGATAAACAACTCGTAGAACTTCATAAAGAGCAGATTTCCAATAATTATACTGTTGGGGATATTTACCTGGGCAGGGTTAAAAAAATTATGCCCGGGCTTAATGCTGCCTTTATTGATGTTGGCTATGAGAAAGATGCATTTTTGCATTATCTGGATCTGGGCCCGCAGGTACAAAGCCTGCTCAAGCTAACTAAACAGGTGCGTGGGGGAAGCTACCAGTCAAAATTGCTTGATAGCTTAAAGCTGGAAGCCGATATTAACAAATCTGGTAAAATATCGGAGGTGTTAACTAAAAACCAGCTGATACCTGTACAAATAGCTAAAGAACCCATCTCCACTAAAGGCCCACGCCTGAGTTCAGATTTATCTATTGCCGGCCGGTATGTAGTGCTGGTTCCGTTTTCCGAAACTATTTCCATCTCTAAAAAAATCAAGAGCAATACCGAACGTACCCGGTTGCGCAAAATTGTAGAAGGCATTAAGCCTGAGCATTTCGGCGTAATTATCCGTACGGTATCGGAGGGTAAAGGGGTTATTGAAATGCAGAAAGACCTGCTGGATCTGATATCCAAGTGGGAAGTTTTCATGACTAGGCTACCATCAACTGAGCCTGCCAAAAAGATATTAGGCGAAATTGATCGTACCTCAACTTTGCTGCGTGATTTACTGAATCCTGATTTTCAGCATATATACGTAAACGACAATTCAATTTTTGAAGAAGTACGTTCGTATGTGCATGATATATCGCCCGATTTAGAAAGTATTGTGCGTTTGCACAAACACCGCGATCCGATATTTGAGCATTACGGTATTGAAAAGCAGATTAAATCGGCTTTTGGTAAAACTGTAAACCTAGCTGGTGGCGCTTACCTAGTAATTGAGCATACCGAAGCCCTGCACGTTATTGACGTAAACAGTGGTAACCGTACGGCTAACAAAGAAAACCAGGAAGAGAATGCCTTGCAGGTAAACAAAGAAGCTGCCCGGGAAATTGCCCGCCAGCTGCGCCTGCGCGATATGGGCGGTATTGTGGTAATTGATTTTATTGACATGCATAAGCCGCAGAACCGTAAGGACCTGTTTGACTATTTGCGTGAGGAAATGGCACACGACAGGGCTAAACACACCATACTGCCTCCAAGCAAGTTTGGATTAGTACAAATTACCCGCCAGCGCGTGCGCCCGGAAATGAACATTGTAACCAGCGAAGTATGCCCTACCTGCCATGGTACAGGTACTATACGGTCAAGTATTTTGCTGCTGGATGATATTGAAAATAACTTTAACTATATTTTAACTGAACAAAACGAAAAGCACATTACTTTAACAGTGCACCCGTATGTTGAGGCTTATATTAAGAAAGGTATTTTCACCCGGCAAATGAAATGGTACTTTAAGTATGGGCAGTGGATTAAGGTAAAAGCCAATTCGGCTTACCAACTTACCGAGTTTCACTTTTTTAACTCGAAAGAAGAAGAAATTAAGCTTTGA
- a CDS encoding serine hydrolase yields MKKIYLFALYCCVTLSVSAQNVNRNRFITDSLDNYINRALTNWRVPGAAVCVVKDGRIILRKGYGIKELGLANKTDENTLFMIGSNTKAFTATALAMLQNEHKLSLDDKVNKYLPDFKLNDKTAGELTTIRDLLSHRIGFATFQGDFAFYNTDLSRQDIIEKMGHVKAAYPFRTKWGYTNSAYLTAGLVLEKAAGQPWEAYLKSNLFAPLGMSSTVALSKDLATSFNKSAAHTLVDGRLIAIPYAQLDNLAPAGAISSSISDMSKWVMALLDNGKVAGRQVIPAAAIQAPRQAQQLVGSDVESGYRAYGLGWFLQGYRNHRMIMHTGGVNGFVSSVTLMPDENLGIVILTNNDQNELINTLNLEIIDAYLKLPYRDYTDAALNQAKSRQAREQQRDKQLRDSVMLNLKPTLSLDDYTGKYSNELYGNLTISKGEANDLDVRFEHHPRMFARLQPLGGNRFYAVFSDPEFGRTVFPFTVQNNKVQSVQVKVSDFVEYTPYEFRKK; encoded by the coding sequence ATGAAAAAAATATACCTTTTTGCCCTTTATTGCTGTGTTACTCTATCTGTATCTGCTCAAAACGTTAACAGAAACCGCTTTATAACGGATAGTCTTGATAATTATATTAACCGGGCCCTTACCAACTGGCGCGTTCCGGGTGCGGCGGTGTGCGTAGTTAAAGATGGGCGCATTATACTGCGTAAAGGCTATGGCATTAAAGAGCTGGGGCTGGCTAATAAAACCGACGAGAATACTTTGTTCATGATTGGCAGTAACACCAAAGCTTTTACAGCAACGGCTTTGGCTATGCTGCAAAATGAGCACAAACTATCGTTAGATGATAAGGTAAATAAATACCTGCCTGATTTTAAGCTGAACGATAAAACAGCCGGTGAGTTGACCACCATCCGCGATTTGCTAAGTCATCGTATTGGCTTTGCTACTTTTCAAGGCGATTTTGCCTTTTACAATACTGATTTATCCCGGCAGGATATTATAGAAAAGATGGGACACGTGAAAGCCGCTTATCCTTTCCGCACCAAATGGGGTTATACTAATTCGGCATACCTGACCGCCGGATTAGTACTGGAAAAAGCCGCCGGGCAACCTTGGGAAGCTTACCTGAAAAGCAACCTGTTTGCACCTTTAGGTATGAGCAGCACCGTAGCCTTATCAAAAGATTTGGCTACCTCTTTTAACAAATCAGCAGCACATACTTTGGTAGATGGCCGGCTGATTGCTATTCCATATGCACAGTTAGATAACCTGGCGCCTGCCGGTGCTATTAGTTCATCTATTAGTGATATGAGCAAATGGGTAATGGCACTGTTAGATAATGGTAAAGTAGCCGGACGGCAGGTAATACCGGCAGCTGCCATACAAGCCCCCCGCCAAGCCCAGCAACTGGTAGGCAGTGATGTAGAAAGCGGGTATCGGGCTTACGGTTTAGGCTGGTTTTTACAAGGCTATCGCAACCACCGCATGATTATGCACACAGGTGGTGTAAACGGCTTTGTATCATCAGTAACCTTAATGCCAGATGAAAACCTGGGCATTGTTATTTTAACCAACAATGACCAAAACGAACTCATTAATACGCTGAACCTGGAAATTATAGATGCTTACCTGAAGTTGCCTTATCGTGATTATACCGATGCCGCCCTGAACCAAGCCAAAAGCCGGCAGGCACGTGAGCAGCAACGCGATAAGCAACTGCGTGATTCAGTGATGCTGAATTTAAAACCCACCCTATCGCTTGATGATTATACCGGCAAATATAGCAATGAACTTTATGGCAATCTCACCATCAGCAAAGGTGAGGCTAATGATTTAGATGTACGCTTTGAACATCACCCGCGTATGTTTGCCCGCCTGCAACCGTTGGGTGGTAATCGCTTTTATGCTGTATTTTCTGATCCTGAATTTGGCCGCACCGTTTTCCCGTTCACGGTGCAGAACAACAAAGTTCAGAGCGTGCAGGTAAAAGTATCGGACTTTGTGGAATACACACCTTATGAGTTTAGAAAGAAGTAG
- a CDS encoding sensor histidine kinase → MQIFSFIAAFLLIRDIQKSFKKDPLLYIKWNNLLRVGLWTTAILALGLNTMLHGWFSDFIAGLTLLGMVSFIKNEPDLTRFRPFAYAHLPLVATTLLYGFADLILGNSERWDSWNDYLQIAVVGAFIWIFARSAFFKKQQKELEIVSEQKNELEVLVAERTSELTLQKNELLETLKELKATQAQLIHQEKLASLGELTAGIAHEIQNPLNFVNNFSEVSMELLDEMEAELAKGDIEEVEAIAADIKQNLQKIIHHGKRADSIVKGMLQHSRTSTGQKEPTNINTLADEYLRLAYHGLRAKDKLFNATLVSHLAPDLPPVNAVAQDVGRVLLNLFTNAFYAVQQKQKTGLANYQPTVSVTTTQQGSQILISVKDNGTGIPEEVRDKIMQPFFTTKPTGEGTGLGLSLSYDIIVKGHGGKIDIQTQESEYTEFLITLPV, encoded by the coding sequence ATGCAAATTTTTTCTTTCATAGCAGCATTTTTGCTGATACGGGACATACAAAAAAGCTTTAAAAAGGATCCTTTACTCTATATTAAGTGGAATAACCTGCTCCGGGTTGGCTTGTGGACCACGGCTATATTAGCCTTAGGGCTTAATACGATGTTGCATGGTTGGTTTAGCGATTTTATAGCCGGACTAACGTTACTGGGTATGGTTTCATTTATCAAGAATGAACCCGACCTAACACGTTTTCGGCCTTTTGCTTATGCGCATCTTCCGTTAGTTGCCACAACTTTATTATATGGATTTGCCGATTTAATATTAGGAAACAGTGAGAGGTGGGATTCATGGAACGATTACTTGCAGATTGCTGTAGTAGGTGCATTCATCTGGATATTTGCCCGTTCGGCTTTTTTTAAAAAGCAGCAGAAAGAACTGGAAATTGTATCTGAACAAAAAAACGAACTAGAAGTGTTGGTAGCCGAACGCACCTCCGAGCTCACCCTGCAAAAAAACGAGCTGCTAGAAACATTGAAAGAGCTGAAAGCTACACAGGCCCAATTGATACACCAGGAAAAGCTGGCCTCATTGGGTGAGCTAACGGCGGGTATTGCACACGAAATACAAAACCCTTTGAATTTCGTCAACAACTTTTCGGAAGTAAGTATGGAACTGTTGGATGAAATGGAAGCCGAACTGGCCAAAGGCGATATCGAAGAAGTTGAAGCCATTGCTGCTGATATTAAACAGAACCTGCAAAAAATCATCCACCATGGTAAACGTGCGGATAGTATTGTGAAAGGCATGTTGCAGCACAGCCGTACCAGTACCGGCCAAAAAGAGCCTACCAACATTAATACGCTGGCCGATGAGTACTTAAGATTGGCTTATCATGGCTTAAGGGCTAAGGACAAATTATTTAATGCGACGCTGGTATCGCACCTGGCACCTGACTTGCCGCCGGTTAATGCCGTAGCGCAAGATGTAGGTCGCGTGTTGCTCAACCTGTTTACCAATGCTTTTTATGCCGTGCAGCAAAAGCAAAAAACAGGTTTGGCCAATTACCAGCCTACAGTTTCGGTAACTACCACCCAGCAGGGCAGCCAAATATTAATTTCAGTTAAAGATAACGGCACAGGCATACCGGAAGAAGTTCGGGATAAAATTATGCAGCCTTTTTTCACTACCAAACCTACGGGCGAAGGTACCGGCTTAGGCTTATCACTGAGTTATGATATTATTGTGAAAGGGCATGGCGGCAAAATAGACATTCAAACACAGGAAAGCGAATACACCGAATTTTTAATTACCCTCCCGGTTTAA